The following proteins come from a genomic window of Panicum hallii strain FIL2 chromosome 8, PHallii_v3.1, whole genome shotgun sequence:
- the LOC112903806 gene encoding patatin-like protein 2 encodes MEVLRLARGRKAWAGAAAAAAAAAAAVWLGKGRCQPPGSTGDAELPPPPQPAPPPPRFGKRIAVLSIDGGGIRGLIPMVVIASLEKELQKLDGENARIADYFDMIAGTSTGALIAAMLVTPKDDKTERPRTAEEIKDVYLELGPKIFPPMSRAWKFLLMFCGPIYKPTPLHDKIKEITGDLRLDQTLTTILVPVFDVRRLFPRVLSSYKPRGKHREGEIRPKLSDVCIGTTAAPTYFPAHEFQGYRRQANGQRVIAARYHLIDGGVGTNNPTMEAITKVASELLCENPDFPRLTNNVVDFTKYVVISVGTGSFKEDMMEVYTAKECARWNARQWAFDLWRARSPIADVFTHASNFQVDFNVAMLFHSHGCERNYLRIQAMVDPSLNNLSMDNATAENMNKLINIGKGLLTEPLARVDKSTGMYRMAEKPDVGERPTNQEELERFAKILSEERMGRLENKQREEAPQAAI; translated from the exons ATGGAAGTCTTGAGGCTAGCCAGAGGAAGGAAGGcatgggcgggggcggcggcggcggcggcggcggcggcagcggcggtatGGCTTGGTAAAGGACGATGTCAGCCCCCGGGCAGCACAGGCGATGCCgagttgccgccgccgccgcaaccggcaccgccgccgccgaggttTGGGAAGCGCATCGCGGTGCTGAGCATCGACGGCGGCGGGATACGCGGTCTCATCCCGATGGTCGTCATCGCCTCCCTCGAGAAAGAGCTCCAA AAGCTGGACGGGGAGAACGCCCGGATCGCGGACTACTTCGACATGATCGCCGGCACGAGCACCGGCGCCCTGATCGCGGCCATGTTGGTGACGCCGAAAGATGATAAGACGGAGCGGCCAAGGACTGCCGAGGAGATCAAGGACGTCTACCTCGAATTGGGGCCCAAGATCTTCCCTCCCATGAG CCGGGCTTGGAAGTTCCTACTCATGTTTTGCGGGCCCATCTACAAACCCACGCCCCTGCACGACAAGATCAAGGAGATCACCGGTGACCTCAGACTCGACCAGACCCTGACCACGATCTTGGTGCCGGTGTTCGACGTCCGGAGGCTCTTCCCCAGGGTTCTCTCCTCGTACAAGCCTCGTGGAAAGCATAGGGAGGGAGAGATAAGACCGAAGCTGTCAGACGTCTGCATCGGCACGACGGCCGCGCCGACCTACTTCCCGGCGCATGAATTCCAAGGCTACCGCCGCCAAGCGAACGGACAGCGAGTTATCGCCGCGCGGTACCACCTCATCGACGGCGGCGTGGGCACCAACAACCCCACCATGGAGGCCATAACGAAGGTCGCCAGCGAGCTACTGTGCGAGAACCCGGACTTCCCTCGCCTCACTAACAACGTTGTCGACTTCACCAAGTACGTCGTCATCTCCGTCGGGACCGGATCTTTCAAGGAGGATATGATGGAGGTGTACACAGCCAAGGAATGCGCCAGGTGGAACGCCCGCCAGTGGGCCTTCGACCTCTGGCGTGCCCGCAGCCCTATCGCCGACGTGTTCACCCACGCCAGCAACTTCCAGGTCGACTTTAACGTCGCCATGCTCTTTCACAGTCACGGGTGCGAGAGAAACTACCTCCGCATCCAAGCTATGGTG GATCCTTCATTGAACAATTTGTCAATGGACAACGCCACTGCGGAGAACATGAACAAGCTGATCAATATCGGCAAGGGCCTGCTGACGGAGCCGCTAGCCAGGGTGGACAAAAGTACGGGGATGTACAGGATGGCCGAGAAGCCTGATGTGGGGGAGCGCCCTACAAACCAGGAGGAGCTCGAGCGCTTCGCCAAGATCCTCTCCGAAGAGCGCATGGGGCGCCTTGAGAACAAACAAAGAGAAGAAGCGCCACAAGCAGCAATATAA